Proteins from one Setaria italica strain Yugu1 chromosome V, Setaria_italica_v2.0, whole genome shotgun sequence genomic window:
- the LOC101784600 gene encoding oleosin 16 kDa, with the protein MADGPRASPPRPAARRGHAPQWTEHQERSLIGRAAEVLRAHGSTPQLLGFLALAVTLTALVVLAGVTLAGALAALVLFSPLVLLTAPLWAPVAVAVFLAAAASLLACCAGVAAVAAGTWAHRYLTGRHPVGAHRVETSSGGAAVAEVASRVRGYYDAYAREHGGYPPRPHARVKDAAPGA; encoded by the coding sequence ATGGCAGACGGCCCGCGCGCATCCCCgccccgtcccgccgcccggcgcggccACGCGCCGCAGTGGACGGAGCACCAGGAGCGCTCGCTCATCGGGCGCGCCGCCGAGGTGCTCCGCGCCCACGGCTCCACCCCCCAGCTGCTGGGCTTCCTGGCGCTGGCCGTGACCCTGACCGCGCTCGTCGTCCTGGCGGGCGTCACGCTCGCGGGCGCGCTCGCGGCGCTGGTCCTCTTCAGCCCGCTCgtgctcctcaccgccccgctCTGGGCgcccgtggcggtggcggtgttcctggcggccgccgcctcgctgcTCGCCTGCTGCGCCGGCGTGGCCGCGGTCGCCGCGGGCACGTGGGCGCACCGGTACCTCACGGGGCGGCACCCCGTGGGCGCGCACCGGGTGGAGACGTCCAGCGGCGGGGCCGCGGTCGCGGAGGTGGCCAGCCGCGTGAGGGGGTACTACGACGCCTACGCACGCGAGCACGGCGGGTACCCGCCGCGCCCGCACGCCCGGGTCAAGGACGCCGCGCCCGGGGCGTAG